In the Halosolutus gelatinilyticus genome, CGAACGTTGTCGACAGGGAGTTCGACGGTGCGAACGGATTGAACGCCCCGTCGTATTTCTCGCTCATCGCCCAGCGCCATATGCACGAGTACGGGACGACTCAGGAACAGCTCGCGGCGGTGAGTGAGAAAAACAAGACTCACGCGGCCAATAACCCCTACGCACAGTTTCAGAAGGAAATCGATGTCGACGACGTGCTCGAGTCCTATCCGATCGCGCCTCCGCTCAATCTGTTCGACTGTAGCGGGATCACCGACGGCGCGGCAGCACTTGTGCTCGTAAGCGAGGAGAAGGCTCGCGAACTCACCGACACGGCCGCCTACATCACGGGAAGCGGTCAATCGTGCATGGCGAGCAACTCCATCAACAATCTCCCGTCACTGTCAGCATGGCCGCAGGCAACCGTCGCAGCCGAAAAAGCGTACGAGCAGGCCGGCATCGATGATCCCGTAAAAGAGCTCGACGTCGCCGAGATACACGATTGCTTCTCTATCAGCGAAATCATCGAGTACGAGGATCTCGGCTGGGTCGAAAAGGGTAAGGGAGGGCGCTTTGTCGAAGAGGGCCGAAGCGCCCTCGACGGTGACATTGCCGTCAATCCTCGCGGCGGGCTACTCGGTTGCGGACATCCGCTCGGTGCGACTGGCATCTCCCAGGCGTTGGAAATCTACCGTCAGTTCATCGGCGACATTCCGCCCGAAAGACGGGTTCCGGGAAGTCCGGAAACCGGGCTCATTCACAATCTCAGCGGCAGTGCGTCCGTACACAGCGTTATGACGCTCGCGAGGGATCCACAATGAACGATGACTCAGTGCCGCCACGAGATACCGTTTACGTCCCGGAACGAATCGAATTTCCACGATTACTCGATTTCTACGAGCTCCAATCCGAGGAAGAGACGCGCATACACGGATTCTATGACCGGCTTCGTGAGGGTGTACTATCGACGACGCGCTGTGAAAACTGCGACGCGATCCACTTCCCGCCGCGTGTGGTCTGTCCGAAGTGTATGAGTGACGATCTTTCTTATACGGCACTCCCGCATGACGGGACGCTATTTGCCTTCTCCGTTGTCCGCGGAAGCGCGCCGATCGGCATGGCGGAAGATGTCCCGTTCGTCATAGGTATCGTCGATCTCGAGGGGATCGACGTTCGTCTCTCGGCTCGTATCGACGGAGCTGCATACGAAGATCTCTCGATCGGAGATCGAGTGACGCTGAAAATCGTGGATATCGACGGGCCGCGTGATGAGGACCGCGTTT is a window encoding:
- a CDS encoding thiolase C-terminal domain-containing protein, whose translation is MTQTAAIVGGGHTRWGKRQATWKDLAQEAGKEAFDDAPITPDDVEGLFVSSVQPERFAFQSHVAPLVAELLGIDVDSMIARTELACASGQAALRYAWLAIAAGKLDVALVVGVEKMNLPDEHTEEMQSSMTNVVDREFDGANGLNAPSYFSLIAQRHMHEYGTTQEQLAAVSEKNKTHAANNPYAQFQKEIDVDDVLESYPIAPPLNLFDCSGITDGAAALVLVSEEKARELTDTAAYITGSGQSCMASNSINNLPSLSAWPQATVAAEKAYEQAGIDDPVKELDVAEIHDCFSISEIIEYEDLGWVEKGKGGRFVEEGRSALDGDIAVNPRGGLLGCGHPLGATGISQALEIYRQFIGDIPPERRVPGSPETGLIHNLSGSASVHSVMTLARDPQ
- a CDS encoding Zn-ribbon domain-containing OB-fold protein, whose translation is MNDDSVPPRDTVYVPERIEFPRLLDFYELQSEEETRIHGFYDRLREGVLSTTRCENCDAIHFPPRVVCPKCMSDDLSYTALPHDGTLFAFSVVRGSAPIGMAEDVPFVIGIVDLEGIDVRLSARIDGAAYEDLSIGDRVTLKIVDIDGPRDEDRVFYRFEPVGHESE